The Helicoverpa armigera isolate CAAS_96S chromosome 18, ASM3070526v1, whole genome shotgun sequence genome has a window encoding:
- the LOC135118118 gene encoding uncharacterized protein LOC135118118 isoform X1 produces the protein MKWKELSNQLNSEGTGESRSEEKWRKVWSDYKNNCKKKCAKINRAASGTGGGPALQLSLTDLENRVMQIIGVQAATGLVVEEAGFQREAAEISQPSEMRVPDAHVDDYEIDWNIPGTSSQPTVAPPRPPSPRDETPVLPSTEAHPPSPQIHEEEMWKPPPQKKAKQHIGKMFLEADRKAKEYARERDRAYEELEKERLRIRTEELRVRELEVKERVRQRDDELRVRELEMHERVRQRDDELRLQAKWLDFMKEAMEVFVRCMEKKT, from the exons ATGAAATGGAAGGAGTTGtcaaatcaattaaatagtgAAGGCACAGGCGAATCAAGGTCTGAGGAGAAATGGCGCAAG GTGTGGAgcgattacaaaaataattgcaagaAGAAGTGTGCCAAAATTAATAGGGCTGCTAGTGGCACTGGTGGAGGGCCAGCACTTCAATTATCCTTGACTGATTTAGAAAACCGAGTCATGCAGATAATTGGAGTGCAGGCAGCTACTGGCTTGGTGGTGGAAGAAGCAGGGTTTCAACGG gaaGCTGCTGAAATTTCTCAACCATCAGAGATGAGAGTTCCTGATGCACATGTGGATGACTATGAAATag aTTGGAATATTCCGGGCACAAGTAGTCAGCCAACAGTGGCTCCCCCTAGACCGCCGAGTCCACGAGATGAAACCCCTGTTCTCCCATCCACTGAGGCACATCCTCCATCTCCTCAAATACATGAAGAGGAGATGTGGAAACCACCACCACAAAAAAAAGCCAAACAACATataggaaaaatgtttttagaagcaGATAGAAAGGCAAAGGAGTATGCTAGAGAGCGTGATAGGGCCTATGAAGAATTAGAGAAAGAGCGGTTGCGGATTAGGACAGAAGAATTGAGAGTTAGAGAATTAGAGGTGAAAGAAAGGGTGAGACAAAGAGATGATGAATTGAGAGTGAGAGAATTAGAGATGCATGAAAGGGTGAGACAAAGAGATGATGAATTGCGATTACAGGCTAAATGGTTGGACTTTATGAAAGAGGCTATGGAAGTTTTTGTAAggtgtatggaaaaaaaaacttag
- the LOC135118118 gene encoding uncharacterized protein LOC135118118 isoform X2, giving the protein MKWKELSNQLNSEGTGESRSEEKWRKVWSDYKNNCKKKCAKINRAASGTGGGPALQLSLTDLENRVMQIIGVQAATGLVVEEAGFQREAAEISQPSEMRVPDAHVDDYEIDWNIPGTSSQPTVAPPRPPSPRDETPVLPSTEAHPPSPQIHEEEMWKPPPQKKAKQHIGKMFLEADRKAKEYARERDRAYEELEKERLRIRTEELRVRELEMHERVRQRDDELRLQAKWLDFMKEAMEVFVRCMEKKT; this is encoded by the exons ATGAAATGGAAGGAGTTGtcaaatcaattaaatagtgAAGGCACAGGCGAATCAAGGTCTGAGGAGAAATGGCGCAAG GTGTGGAgcgattacaaaaataattgcaagaAGAAGTGTGCCAAAATTAATAGGGCTGCTAGTGGCACTGGTGGAGGGCCAGCACTTCAATTATCCTTGACTGATTTAGAAAACCGAGTCATGCAGATAATTGGAGTGCAGGCAGCTACTGGCTTGGTGGTGGAAGAAGCAGGGTTTCAACGG gaaGCTGCTGAAATTTCTCAACCATCAGAGATGAGAGTTCCTGATGCACATGTGGATGACTATGAAATag aTTGGAATATTCCGGGCACAAGTAGTCAGCCAACAGTGGCTCCCCCTAGACCGCCGAGTCCACGAGATGAAACCCCTGTTCTCCCATCCACTGAGGCACATCCTCCATCTCCTCAAATACATGAAGAGGAGATGTGGAAACCACCACCACAAAAAAAAGCCAAACAACATataggaaaaatgtttttagaagcaGATAGAAAGGCAAAGGAGTATGCTAGAGAGCGTGATAGGGCCTATGAAGAATTAGAGAAAGAGCGGTTGCGGATTAGGACAGAAGAATTGAGAGTTAGAGAATTAGAG ATGCATGAAAGGGTGAGACAAAGAGATGATGAATTGCGATTACAGGCTAAATGGTTGGACTTTATGAAAGAGGCTATGGAAGTTTTTGTAAggtgtatggaaaaaaaaacttag